The stretch of DNA AACCTAAAATAGCAATACTAGCTCCCAATTCAATCCAAAATTGAATATCCAAATTCATTCATTAATCAACTAAAAATTGATTGCCTTTATGGATGGGTATTTGGCGATAATCATTTTGTGACTTTGTCCATTGTCACCTGCATCAACCAAAGGTGATAGCCCCTCACATCCTTTGTATATATGTCAAGGATTTTTTTCAAGTGAACTGTGCACGTTTCTGTCATTGATTTGCTAAATATGTGATTTATTTATCTGTCATTGATTTGttaaatatgtgatttattTATCTGTCATTGATTTGTTAAATAAGTGATTTATTTGTATATCTTTTTCGCAGTACTTATATTTAGATATTGCATCAACTTTCTTgaataatcaaatcaaatcaattcaATATGAAATCATCGAATGAAAGAAGATTCAATGAGACTTTTAAACTCACCACCTTAGAACTCACCACAAATGTAAATCAATCaaatgaaagaagattcaaCGATTCATATGCAAGTTAAGCCAAATCTTGTAATAACTATAGTATATTACATTATTATATAACAGTCACACTAATCAAATATAAAGTATCTCCTTGCTACTTGGTTACCTAAGTTATTTCATTGAGCAGCATAGTTTTCTTTATGATTATAGTGTAAAGGAAGAAACTTACATGGTCAAGAAGAAATAGTGTTTTTCGAGATGATATCAAACGATATTCCATTTTGTTGAAGTCTCTGCTGGAGATCAGTTGGACCGAATACAATTCCGGGAGTATAAACTCCTCCTTTAGGTAGGTTGTTGCGCTGACTGAGAAGAATGAGAGCACACTGAACAAGAATTATTGGGGTTGATACATATCCGACTTCAGGTCCCGTTACTCGTGTTATAATTTCCATGTCAGGTTTTGCGTTTACTTGTGAAGCAAGATTCTCGTTATTGAATCCTTGACCAACAAACCACATTTTGAACGAAGCGCTTTCCACCTCTTCGTTGGAAGGGCCATTCTTCCTGAACAAACCAAGGCTAAAAAACGAAGGAAAATTCAAAAGAAGTCGGCGTCCGAAACTAGTGCTTCCTAAAAGGCCAATGAAAATCCCAATCATAGTGATTCTTAAAATTCCCAACAAAGATTTTGAGCCTATTTTCACACCGAAATGAGCTGGCTTAACAGATGACCAGAAGGCTTCTCTTTTCTCAACCATCTCGGGACTCTCGTTCGACCCCGGGAGACCTTTGGGTTTTTCTGTTAGAGTTGAAAGTGTTCTTCGAACAACGCTTGCATCCGCCGAAGGTAGCATTACTGCCCAAAGACCAATTTTCTTCTGGTGTTCTATAGTCTCTCCTTTCGTAGGAGAGGGCCCAGGAATCTACAACCACGAAAAGAGAAATcgataaaatgataatattaaaaaaaataaaaatgagcaTACATTAATTCAACATCAATCGTCAAGACTAGACCATCCAAATCCTAGAAGACTAGGCTTTCTATTGTTCAAGTCCAATAGCTACTCCATGCTTTGATTTCTACTCCCAGAAACCTGAGTAATTGACCACTGATTGTATGCACAATAATAATCACAATggaaactaataataataactttgttCGAGTTATGAATGCAATAAATCCTATTACTTCCATCCACCCTCCTAATCCATAAAGATTTACCTCCTCTGTAATTAGTAATTCATTTTAGAAAGTAAAGTAAGTAATCTATATTgttgataataaaatttatttacaattagTATTTCAATACATCCATAATATAACATTAACAGATGATTTTCTTATATACCAACAGCTGAGATTACTTAATTATTCTTGCTATAGGAGCCAAATCCAATCCCAAACAAACATACATACGGATAAGAAGAATTTCTTTTACAGTTTCCATCATTTCATCACACAAGAAAAACTTCAGTCCAATTAATTACGCTTACATCCTGATTTTATCATATCTATACCATATAAAGAGAATTCCAAACTTACATCCTGATTCTATCATATCTATAGCATATAAAGAGAATTCCAAACGCAAAACACTCTACTTttccaaatttaaatttaaatttaaaaacatacaaCACAAGTAGAAATAAGGGAGAATGAGGATTGTTGGTTGTGGAGGGATGGTGGGTTGGTGGGACAAACTGTTATTCAGCAAATGGGTGGCTATAAAATATCAGAATTTCGATCTTCCAAAGTGAGTAAAGTGTAAAGTGAGAAAATCAAGGGTTATTATTGTAACAAGCTCATGATTTGTTATAATGTACCTACAATATCTACATTTGATGAATCCTTTTATAACTCAAGGGTGTGGGGTACTAAAGCACCTCTAAGAGTATCAAACTTTGTATGGCACATGCTTCAGaataaaaatgcaacaaaagACAACCTGTACAAGAGAGGAGCAATCAGAGAAGACATGAAGCAGTGTATTGGTGGCTATGGTGAACAAGAGACCGTTTTAGATTTATTCTTTGAATTTTCAAGGTGCGAAAGTGAGGAAAATGTATTAATGCAGCATAAGGTGTGTGCTAAACAGTGAGAACAATGAGGTTATGTGCTTGAATTGGAAGTGAAATGGGGGAATGATCAAAATTTCCATTGAATCCATAAGTGGTTTGATAGGCTATTATGATGTTGAAGAGCTAAAGGGCATTTCTATTGGGTTGGACAAAGTGgaagataaagaaaaatatcaaaacaatGCAGCAACTGGGTTTCTGTAAAACAATGTTGTAAATGGCAGGTTGAATTATCCTAAAACTGAAAGCAACATTGTGCTAAACagtgttttaaaaaatggaCTAGAGATTGATCATCCGAGGCATGATACAATAGTTTAATTGATTTAACTAGatgactaataaattaaaaataagtattttaaaaagtattttttcgGAAAAACGGAAGAAGAAAACTAACTTGTTAACTAGGATTTGGATTCGATGCAATCAGGGCATCTTGAATTCATGTATTCAGGGTTTCATGGACAATGGCAGATCCAGAAATATTGTTTATTGAGCACaagaaaaaaagtataatatgttttacaaaatcaaaatatagaATAATAGCTCAAACCATTCTTAATTAAGAAAAACatgaaaatttaattgattatggaaattaaaaaaaaaatctataatattataagtttttataatatagtgggtgaaaataatctaaaatattttcacataaaaaataggcttaattgcaattcATAATTTCAATCTTGGTCCATTTTCCCTCTATTTTGAGATATGGACAAATTCTTCAACTACTTCCGCCACTACACTATTGTCATTCACTAAACTTCCATTTCTCACTCCATTCAAGTTTTGAAAAAGTCAACTTCGAAGTTTTGTCAAAAAGAGATTTAAGGAAAACGCGAGACGATTTTGACGTAGGAACTCAAAAACCGAGGAGAAAATATTGGGCAAGTTTAAATTTCGAAGGTTATAAAACCACTGAGGACGAAGAGATAACCACAAAGGAGatatatcaaaaattatttattttattttttaatgaaaataaaaatatttcattgtcATGTCATTACAAAGTTCACATGTCATCTtacatcaataataaaaaaattgaagaaaataagtGGGGCAGCAAAATTAGAAAGAAGTAAATGTGAGGGCcgcaaaattaaaaagaagtaaaTGTGAGGGCcgcaaaattaaaaagaagtaaaTGTGAGGGTCGCAAAATTAGAAAGAAGTAAATGTGAGGgccaaattgtttgttttaatatagGGGACCAAAATCATACAATTGAGAAATTAgatgagtaaaaaaaaacaattaagcctaaaaaatatttgatcattTAACGTGAAAGGAAGAAAGATAGAGTGTGTAAAGATGTAGACAAAAATATAATGAGAGTGAATATTGGCGGATCCAGAAATTTCCTCCAAAGTGGACAATAAAGTAGTGTATATATTTagatcaaagaaaaatattattaactcttCAAATATACATAATTATAATGAGTGGATCCACAtagattaaaagaaaattaaagaaagtaGAGTGGGGacaaacatctatttttttttttttgttaggagagtgaaatatttaaaagtgtATTAAGCTCTAAACAATAAATTTCCTACTAGTCAAACAAGCAAAAAAGTTGCGGGGGCAAAAGCCCCTTCTAACAGAATAACAATCAATCGGCGAACTGGTGGATTCTCAGTTCAACCGATGAAACCGGTTCAGTCCGGTTCATAAAACACTAGtgctaaaaataataattaaacttaaagaaaaaaataaagaaaataacgAAGTTTACCATTGGTCTGGGTCTTCTTTTAGGTCTAGACCTTCTAAGCTGTTGCAACTTACTCGCATTAGCCACACCAAGAACCGCAGATTCATAAGTAGCAAAATTCCCCACAATTCTCTTCTCAGACTCCAAACTAACATACGCCTCAACCCTATTCACCACACTGGGCCCCACCCACTGCAACGAATTATACAACAACCCAAGCTCAGCCGGTACCGAATCAAATCCACAACCCGAAACCACCAACGAACCTCTCTCAACCGCCCTATCATGGTAACTAACTTCCATCCTCTCCATGAATTCCGGCTCGCCGGAAATATCTATGTAATCGCATCCCGAATCGACGCAAGCGGCGACGACGGGATCACCGTGGTGGCGGAACGGACCGACGCAGTTGAGGATGAGATTGGTTTGGGAGCAGAGGGAACGGAGGGAGGGAGGGTTAGTTGTATCGGCGAGGAGAATGGGGAGAGATGGTGGTGGGTTGGGCTTTGAAGCCCATATGAGAGTTTGGGCTAGTTTAGTTGGGTTACGGCCTGCTATGGCTATGGAATTGAAAGATGAGAATGATTGATTGTTGTTGAGGAATTTGAGAGCTTCTTTGAGAACGTATTTGCCTGTGAAACCTGAAGCACCTAGGATTATTAGGTCGAATTTTGTTACATTTGGTTCCATTTGCAAGTGGAGAAGAGAAGATAACACTGGTTTTGTTCTCACTTCAGTATTATGTAGATCAATATTTGAAAACTTAGAAAAACTCTGTAcagtaaaatttatatttatagatggtaaaatttgtctttatataaccataaaaattttgaaaaaataaaaaagataaaatttgataAGGATATTTTTgggataaaataatattgtagGTATACAAACTTATTTGTAAGAGTATcattaataaatgaaaaaaataggaTGTGcataattagtttaattttttgttttacattGACATTCAATTAGAGCATAGTATtttgtgattatttttaaattgtgtttacactaacaatatataataaaaaagaattcatAGTTTTCAACTTTATAAGTGGTTAGAATTTTAaattccaataagttcatcctTTAGAAGTGAAGTTTAGGTTTTTCTTCCTATAACATCTAAGACAAGATTTCAATAGTGTTAGTTTAACACACACTTGAGAAAgtatgttaaaatatatttatgctTTGTAAATATATCATGCTTTAAATTTAGTTATGTTAAggatattttatttagtttttctttttcaataaatatacacattttattttttgtctttgatattttgtttttaatatatattttttgtttgattcatgtaaatattcattttacatTATTACATGAATCaattcaaatacaaataatttttgcatagactaaaaacaaaatattaaatattaaaaaaaaatcaacaaataatatttttacaatgaTTAAAATATGTCTTTGTAAGTTCTAATGATATTTAATTTCTACTTCTAAAAGATAATGTTAATTGTAAATTGGTATGATAAGTTATAAGCAATTATAAGATATGGATTTATGAATGATCCCTAACTAGCCAAccttttatttaactttttttgtttgtttga from Cicer arietinum cultivar CDC Frontier isolate Library 1 chromosome 3, Cicar.CDCFrontier_v2.0, whole genome shotgun sequence encodes:
- the LOC101497584 gene encoding probable mitochondrial saccharopine dehydrogenase-like oxidoreductase At5g39410; translation: MEPNVTKFDLIILGASGFTGKYVLKEALKFLNNNQSFSSFNSIAIAGRNPTKLAQTLIWASKPNPPPSLPILLADTTNPPSLRSLCSQTNLILNCVGPFRHHGDPVVAACVDSGCDYIDISGEPEFMERMEVSYHDRAVERGSLVVSGCGFDSVPAELGLLYNSLQWVGPSVVNRVEAYVSLESEKRIVGNFATYESAVLGVANASKLQQLRRSRPKRRPRPMIPGPSPTKGETIEHQKKIGLWAVMLPSADASVVRRTLSTLTEKPKGLPGSNESPEMVEKREAFWSSVKPAHFGVKIGSKSLLGILRITMIGIFIGLLGSTSFGRRLLLNFPSFFSLGLFRKNGPSNEEVESASFKMWFVGQGFNNENLASQVNAKPDMEIITRVTGPEVGYVSTPIILVQCALILLSQRNNLPKGGVYTPGIVFGPTDLQQRLQQNGISFDIISKNTISS